The following coding sequences are from one Methanosarcina sp. WWM596 window:
- a CDS encoding LSm family protein translates to MANRPLDILNNALDTPVIVRLKGAREFRGELKGYDIHMNLVLDNAEELREGEVVSKFSSVVIRGDNVVYVSP, encoded by the coding sequence ATGGCAAACCGACCTCTGGATATTTTGAACAACGCACTGGACACACCTGTAATCGTTAGATTGAAAGGCGCACGTGAATTTAGGGGCGAACTGAAAGGATACGATATTCACATGAATCTCGTGCTTGACAATGCTGAAGAATTAAGAGAAGGAGAAGTTGTAAGTAAATTCAGCAGTGTTGTTATTCGCGGTGACAACGTGGTATACGTATCTCCGTAA
- a CDS encoding caspase family protein — MVDGANKGMYNYLFFSISSHGTQVPDLNEDERDYADEAFCPTDLAQKGDGWDPAHIITDDELNDLFLQLPSSVDLECVFDTCHSGDGLKVIDLWDQKPRFMPPPSLKAFKQIKDYMPRGMAESLKAKGIGVDHTLWSACRSDQTSADAKIGEEWHGTFTYYFCQNINKSQNKLFRSELLERVREDLVRGVFTQIPQLDTEATKKDASAGLSRGMVPTLA, encoded by the coding sequence ATGGTAGATGGTGCAAATAAAGGCATGTATAACTATCTGTTTTTTAGCATCTCCAGCCATGGTACCCAGGTTCCAGATCTGAACGAAGATGAGCGAGATTACGCAGATGAGGCCTTCTGCCCCACCGACCTTGCTCAGAAGGGGGATGGATGGGATCCTGCTCACATTATAACCGATGATGAGCTAAATGATCTTTTTCTTCAGCTACCCTCGTCAGTGGATCTGGAGTGCGTCTTCGATACTTGCCACAGCGGTGACGGCCTGAAAGTTATCGATTTATGGGATCAAAAGCCCAGATTCATGCCGCCGCCTTCTCTGAAGGCCTTCAAGCAGATAAAAGATTACATGCCCAGAGGGATGGCCGAATCACTAAAAGCGAAGGGGATCGGTGTGGATCATACACTGTGGTCTGCATGTCGGTCTGACCAGACCAGTGCAGATGCCAAAATAGGCGAGGAATGGCACGGAACTTTCACCTATTATTTTTGCCAGAACATAAATAAGAGCCAGAATAAACTGTTCCGCAGTGAGCTACTTGAGAGGGTGAGAGAAGATCTCGTGAGGGGTGTGTTCACGCAGATACCCCAGCTGGATACAGAAGCTACCAAGAAGGATGCATCCGCCGGATTAAGCAGAGGTATGGTCCCAACACTCGCATGA
- a CDS encoding secondary thiamine-phosphate synthase enzyme YjbQ — protein sequence MKLNIETSRRIELIDITSEVQEEVRINGIQEGICLISTRHTTAGIIINENESGLREDILDLLNRLVPQGAGYRHDRIDNNADAHLKSVLLGASEALPIVKGKLELGTWQSIFFAEMDGPRHRTVDLTILKIE from the coding sequence TTGAAACTCAACATCGAAACTTCAAGGCGCATAGAGCTGATAGACATTACCTCAGAGGTACAGGAAGAGGTCAGGATAAACGGAATACAGGAAGGCATATGCCTCATCAGTACCAGGCATACGACTGCAGGTATTATAATTAATGAAAATGAAAGTGGGCTCAGAGAAGACATCCTGGATCTACTGAACCGGCTTGTTCCTCAGGGAGCCGGGTACAGGCACGACCGCATAGACAATAATGCTGATGCCCATCTCAAATCTGTGCTGCTCGGAGCAAGCGAAGCCCTGCCAATTGTAAAGGGAAAACTGGAACTCGGAACCTGGCAAAGCATCTTTTTTGCCGAGATGGACGGCCCAAGGCACAGGACAGTAGATTTGACGATTTTAAAAATAGAGTAA
- a CDS encoding 50S ribosomal protein L37e, whose protein sequence is MSKGTSSMGKRQKRTHVKCRRCGSVSLNVHTKQCTSCGFGKTSRMRTYKWQAKCKY, encoded by the coding sequence ATGAGTAAAGGTACTTCATCAATGGGAAAGAGACAGAAGCGCACCCACGTCAAATGCAGGCGTTGCGGTAGTGTTTCATTAAACGTGCATACAAAACAGTGTACTTCATGCGGCTTTGGAAAGACATCCCGCATGAGAACTTACAAGTGGCAGGCAAAGTGCAAGTACTAA
- the purF gene encoding amidophosphoribosyltransferase — protein MKEECGVAGIILPGDRPQSNTVAFKLYYALYALQHRGQESTGIMVHDGTSPLSIKGMGLVPDVYNKDSLGRLIGNSGVGHVRYSTTGGSKIENCQPFILNFKGGTVAIAHNGNLINAGKLKDELENEGRIFISDSDTEVIGHLLVKELIKHNPIESIRIVMRKLVGSYSLVIFINGVVYAVRDPFGFKPLCFGEVDGGYGVFSESVAIDTLNGTLIRDVKPGEVMVFTGSSFESYQLTNEAHPAHCVFEFIYFARPDSVIDGKLVYKVRERIGRELAREHHVEADIVSPVPDSGITSAIGYARESKIMYLEGLMKNRYIGRTFILPGQDLRETAVRLKMNAIQDNVKGKRVVLVDDSIVRGTTSRRIIDMVRKAGASEVHARVGSPAIIAPCYLGIDMATRQELIASYKTIKEVEGLINADSLGYLSIEGLMRALECDKNDMCVGCLTGEYPVEIPGEKCRKKQTRLDDFSKAGGSSQVVSSDSL, from the coding sequence TTGAAAGAAGAATGCGGGGTTGCAGGCATAATCCTCCCTGGCGACAGACCTCAGTCAAATACTGTCGCATTCAAGCTTTACTACGCTCTGTATGCTCTCCAGCATAGAGGACAGGAATCTACGGGTATAATGGTGCATGATGGCACGTCTCCGCTCTCCATCAAGGGTATGGGACTTGTGCCTGATGTATACAACAAGGATTCCCTTGGGCGTCTGATCGGAAACTCAGGAGTCGGACATGTCCGCTACTCCACGACTGGCGGGTCAAAGATTGAAAACTGTCAGCCTTTTATCCTGAACTTCAAGGGTGGAACAGTTGCCATTGCCCATAACGGGAATCTGATAAATGCCGGAAAACTTAAGGACGAGCTGGAAAACGAAGGCCGGATTTTTATAAGCGACTCAGATACCGAGGTTATCGGTCACCTGCTTGTGAAAGAACTTATAAAACACAATCCGATAGAGTCAATCAGGATCGTAATGCGCAAGCTTGTTGGCTCTTATTCCCTTGTCATCTTCATTAACGGCGTTGTGTACGCTGTCAGGGACCCCTTCGGTTTCAAGCCTCTCTGTTTTGGAGAAGTTGACGGTGGATACGGAGTATTTTCGGAAAGTGTGGCCATCGATACCCTTAACGGCACCCTCATTAGAGACGTCAAGCCCGGCGAGGTTATGGTCTTCACGGGTTCAAGCTTTGAGAGCTACCAGCTCACAAATGAGGCCCATCCGGCACATTGCGTTTTCGAGTTCATTTACTTTGCAAGACCCGATTCTGTCATAGATGGCAAACTCGTCTACAAGGTAAGGGAAAGAATCGGAAGAGAGCTTGCCCGCGAGCATCATGTTGAAGCAGATATCGTTTCTCCAGTCCCTGACTCGGGAATCACATCCGCAATCGGTTATGCAAGGGAATCCAAAATCATGTACCTGGAAGGTCTTATGAAGAACCGCTACATAGGGCGCACATTTATTCTTCCGGGACAGGACCTGCGCGAAACTGCAGTTCGGCTCAAGATGAACGCAATTCAGGATAATGTCAAAGGCAAACGTGTAGTCCTGGTCGACGACAGTATTGTCCGCGGCACTACATCCAGGCGTATCATAGATATGGTCAGGAAGGCAGGAGCTTCAGAAGTCCATGCAAGGGTCGGAAGTCCGGCAATTATTGCCCCCTGTTATCTCGGGATCGATATGGCAACCAGGCAGGAACTTATAGCCTCATACAAGACTATAAAAGAGGTCGAAGGGCTTATAAACGCTGACTCTCTCGGTTATCTCAGCATTGAAGGGCTCATGAGAGCTCTTGAGTGCGATAAGAACGACATGTGCGTTGGCTGCCTTACAGGTGAGTATCCTGTAGAAATCCCTGGTGAGAAATGCAGGAAAAAACAAACCCGTCTTGACGATTTCAGTAAGGCCGGAGGTTCCTCTCAGGTAGTCTCCTCAGACAGCCTCTAA